Genomic DNA from Aquisalimonas asiatica:
CTTCGAGGAGATCCGGTTTTTCACGGACCGGGCCCGGCAGACCGGGGTCCCTCTGCCGGTGGATTTCGACTGGCTGCTGGACAACATCGAATCCTTTGCCCCGCGCCTGAGCAGCGCCCGCGAAGCCTCCGTGCCCGCTCACGGTGACGGTGCGTCGTCCAACGTGATGGTCAACGGCCGCGGTGAGTTGCGGTTGATCGACTTCGACGTCGCCGGTAACGACGATCCCGCCCACGACCTGGCCGCGATGCTCGCGGAGCTGTGCCTGTTCAAGGAGGACTTCCGGGAAGGGGTCAGGGCCTGGTGCGGCACCGACGACCGCAGCCTGTTTGCCAAATGCATGCTCTACGGCATGGCCGACGATCTCCGCTGGGGCCTGTGGGGGCTGGTGCTGTTCCAGGAGTCGTCACGGCAGGACGTGGAGTTCTTCAAGTACGGCCAGTGGCGACTGCTCCGTGCCCGCATGAACATGCAGGACCGGGACTTCGAGCTCTGGTGTCGCTCGTTCTGAGCCGGCCATCACCACCAAGGGGAGCAACCATGAAGAGACAACTGGGGCAGGGTGTCACCGACCAGGAGCGGGCGCTGGAGGCAGTGATCGGGCATATTCCCGGCTGGCAGGGGCGCGAGATCCGCTACCAGCCGGTGTCCGGCGGGATTTCCAATACCAACTGGCGCGTGACCGTGGACGGCATGGCGCCGGAGTACTTCGTCAAGGTGCCCGGTCGGGGGACGGAGATGTTCGTCAACCGCGCCGCCGCCCACGATGCCAGCGTGAAAGCCGCGGACTGCGGCGTGAGTGCGCGGGTATTCCATTTCGTCGAGGAACTCGGGGTGGAGGTGTTCGAGTTCCTCGATGGCTACCGAGCATCCAGCAACGGCGACTTTCTTGACCCCGGCATCAGGCGCAACGCCGCCCGGGCCCTGCGGCGGTTCAGCACCCAGGAGCCGCTCAAGCTGACCAAGACGATCTTCGAGCAAACGGAAGAGCACCTTGAGCAGATCCGGGAGCTGGGCGGCTATACGCCGCCGGACAAGCCCTGGGTGGATCGGCAGTACCAGGCGGCGAAGGGTGCGCTGGTCGCCGCCGGCATCGATGTCGCCCCGTGCCTGAACGACAACCTGGCGGGCAACTTCATGCTCAATGCTGCCGGTGACGTCATCCTGGTGGATTTCGAGTATGCCTCCAACAACGACCCCCACTACGAGCTGGCGTTGTGGTTCGGCGAGATGTTCTTCACCCCGGATGTGGAGCACGAGATGGTGGAGGAGTACTTCGGTGAAGCGCGCGCCGAGACGCTGGCGCGCGTCTATCTGTACAAGGCGCTTGCCGACGTGAAGTGGTCCAACTGGGCCTGGGTGCAGCGGCAGGTCTCCCAGCTGGATTTCGATTTCCACAAGTACGGCGCCTGGAAGCACATGAGGGCCCGGCAGGTGATGCAGGACCCGCGGTGGGAAGAAGCGCTGCGCGCGGTTTAAGCCCTGCAATCAATGAACGTAACCATGAGGACGCCATGAGCCTGGCCCTTTTTGACCTGGATAATACATTGCTGGTTGGTGACAGCGATTACGAATGGAACCGTTTCCTGATCGATCAGGGAGCGCTTGACCCGGGCCGTTTCCGTGAAATCAACGACGACTTCATGGCCGCGTACGAGGACGGAACGCTGGATATGGAGGCATTCTGCCGGGTGATCTTCGAAGCCTTGAGCGACTACCCGCTCACGGTGCTCGAGGCGTGGCGGGAGCGGTTCGTACAGGACCGCATCCAGGACAAGGTGGCGCCGAGGGCGCCCGATCTGCTCGCCCAGCATCGTGCTCATGGCGACGATCTCGTCATGGTTACCGCAACAAACGATTTCGTGGTCAGGCCGATCGCCGATCTGCTGGGCATTGATACGGTGCTGGCAACCCGCCCGGAAGTGGTGGCCAATCATTTCACGGGGGCGCTTGTGGGGCCTGCCTGCTTCCGGGAAGGCAAGATCTGGCATGTGGAGCGGTATCTGGAGGCGCAGGGCCGGGACAGCCGCGAGGCGGCAGCGAACGCCGTGTTCTACAGCGACTCGCACAACGATCTGCCATTGATGGAGTGGGTGAGCACACCGGTGGCCGTGGACCCGGACAGCAGGCTCCGGGACTGCGCGCGGGAGCGGGGGTGGCAAGTGCTGTCATTGCGGGACCAGGAGCCGCTGGCGTTTCGTGGATGAAGGAGGGTGCCCATCGATCAGTGGGTCGGGCGTCGTCACATGGCAGGTGCCATGACGGCGTCCGGTTCCCGGGGTGGTTGCCCCCGTTTGTGGCGGTCGGCTGCACGCTTTCCGCGCAAGTCTCTGTGACTGCGCACTATTTCCGGGCAATCCTGCGACCCGTCGGGCGCGGCTGAATCCCCGGGCAACCCCCGCCCATCCCTTGAATACCCACGGCATGAGCGCGGAATTCGGGTTTCCGGCTCGCGCAGACGATGCTTGGCAAATGTCTTGCATTCCCAACGGGAAACTTAATTTCTTGCCACGCAACATTCCCGGAGGGTATGCAGCCATGAAGAAGATGACCCACTTCCCCGGCGCCTCAGAGCGCAGTTTTCCGAGTATGGGCGTGGCGGGGTGCAACGCCTGGCTTGGTGATGTGGCCGTGTCGGACGATCCGGACAAGACCATCGTCAGCGGATTCTTCCGCATGGAAAAGTCCGATACGCCGCTGGTCTACGACTACACCTACCACGAGATGAAATGCATCGTCGGCGGCCGGTTCACGATCACCGACGAGTCCGGCGAGAGCGTTCGGGCGGAAGTCGGGGATGTCTTCTACTTCCCTGCAGGCAGCCGGATCACCTTCGAGACCGATGACTTCGGTGTCGGCTTCTTCTGTGGTCAGCGCAGGGAAGGTGAGGGCTAGGCGATCGTGCCGGGCACCGTTCTGTCAGGGGGTAAACGCCATGTCCGAGACAGGTATCAAGAGTAAACCCATTTACCGGGACCTCGAGCCCGATCCGGCGGCGCAGACCCATCTCCTGGCGGGCGAGGGCGCGGGGGCCAGTGCACTGGTCAGGCTCTGCCAGGCGCTGCAGACCCAACAGGGCGGATCGGTGTCGATCGACTACACCGCGGGGCCCGGACCGGATCGGGCCGCGGATCTGCACAGCCGCCTGGCCGACGCCGTCCGCATTCATGCCGACAGAGAGGCCCTGGCAGAGGTGCTGCGTCAGGCGCTGGCCGGTGCCGGCATGAGCGTGCGGCTGTACCTCGCGGGCAGCGAACCCTTCCTGTGGACGCTGGCGCTCACGGCCCGCGACATGGGCATGCCGGATTCCGCGATCCGGATGCAGCGCTGTGGCCCCCTGGCCAGGCGGGTGCAATGCGTCCACTGCAAGACCACGGCCGACTGGGTGGAGCGGACCATCTACCAGTGTCCGGGCTGTGCGTTGCACCTGATGGTCCGTGACCACTTCTCCCCGCGGCTTGGCCTGTATCAGGGCGTCTGCGTGGACGCCGAGGAGCCGGGCGTCATCCCCCCGGCCGAGGAGTTCGAGGCATGATCACGTCC
This window encodes:
- a CDS encoding phosphotransferase family protein translates to MRHIGEATSETERFVEHAIGQLPDVGPVADRYEIVTVPAASPVRRAVDAVGALVQSADGDQWFVKAYYPDILAIQDLQPVADASAKAGDLGAAPRLLDAATEAGVLAFEYLDADWRWGRMDALSERSSLQAQMRLRKAIHAGPRFARERDIFEEIRFFTDRARQTGVPLPVDFDWLLDNIESFAPRLSSAREASVPAHGDGASSNVMVNGRGELRLIDFDVAGNDDPAHDLAAMLAELCLFKEDFREGVRAWCGTDDRSLFAKCMLYGMADDLRWGLWGLVLFQESSRQDVEFFKYGQWRLLRARMNMQDRDFELWCRSF
- a CDS encoding choline kinase family protein; the protein is MKRQLGQGVTDQERALEAVIGHIPGWQGREIRYQPVSGGISNTNWRVTVDGMAPEYFVKVPGRGTEMFVNRAAAHDASVKAADCGVSARVFHFVEELGVEVFEFLDGYRASSNGDFLDPGIRRNAARALRRFSTQEPLKLTKTIFEQTEEHLEQIRELGGYTPPDKPWVDRQYQAAKGALVAAGIDVAPCLNDNLAGNFMLNAAGDVILVDFEYASNNDPHYELALWFGEMFFTPDVEHEMVEEYFGEARAETLARVYLYKALADVKWSNWAWVQRQVSQLDFDFHKYGAWKHMRARQVMQDPRWEEALRAV
- a CDS encoding HAD family hydrolase — its product is MSLALFDLDNTLLVGDSDYEWNRFLIDQGALDPGRFREINDDFMAAYEDGTLDMEAFCRVIFEALSDYPLTVLEAWRERFVQDRIQDKVAPRAPDLLAQHRAHGDDLVMVTATNDFVVRPIADLLGIDTVLATRPEVVANHFTGALVGPACFREGKIWHVERYLEAQGRDSREAAANAVFYSDSHNDLPLMEWVSTPVAVDPDSRLRDCARERGWQVLSLRDQEPLAFRG
- a CDS encoding cupin domain-containing protein encodes the protein MKKMTHFPGASERSFPSMGVAGCNAWLGDVAVSDDPDKTIVSGFFRMEKSDTPLVYDYTYHEMKCIVGGRFTITDESGESVRAEVGDVFYFPAGSRITFETDDFGVGFFCGQRREGEG
- a CDS encoding dimethylamine monooxygenase subunit DmmA family protein translates to MSETGIKSKPIYRDLEPDPAAQTHLLAGEGAGASALVRLCQALQTQQGGSVSIDYTAGPGPDRAADLHSRLADAVRIHADREALAEVLRQALAGAGMSVRLYLAGSEPFLWTLALTARDMGMPDSAIRMQRCGPLARRVQCVHCKTTADWVERTIYQCPGCALHLMVRDHFSPRLGLYQGVCVDAEEPGVIPPAEEFEA